ACGGATGTTCGACGACGGACAGAAAAGCGCTTGGGACCTGCCGATCGCGTGCATCGCGAAAATTAATCATCCGGAGAACGCcctggaataatattttcgaccCGAGAACATCCGGCGGATCGTTTTATTTCCACGTGGCTTGGACACGTATCGAGTCAGCGCGTTGTCGAACGGAAATTTCGTCTGTGTTACGATTCGTCAACCGCGGAGAAAACCATTTCTCGTTCCAATTGGCTGCGCTTTACAACGCTTTCGGGTCCTTTGATAAACTGGTACGCCGAGGAAGAAAAAAGCGAGGCACGTGTAGTCGAGCCTCCGTACCTTAccatttacaatatttgctaTTTGGTAAGTACTACTTTAATATGGAAAATTATAGCTACGTTTCTATTAAATCTTTTTCTGTTTAAGAGTGCCAATTTTCGGAAAGaccgaaaaatatttgtgcacAGAGATTGCGTATTCGTATATTATAAGTTCAAGCTCTcttcgaatgaataatttcgctgcaattaatttctaaagaacGAAGGCTATTTCACGTCTCCAAGATGGTGTAACCCCTTAATTAACAGTGTCGCGCTTACTCGTGTGGCGATACTAACCTATGCAGAGATAAGGATTATGGTTATAACGACGGTATAAAATATGACACCGCAACGACTATAAAAGGATGAGCCGGTGATAAATATTCTCCTGAGAATCTATTCCTGTCTGattttacgattaaaaatgCACGGTGATTTAACCCCCGTAAATCTTCGTAAACGTCAATGGTGTGTTTCATATTAATTCATCGGAGAcatcgtttcaattttgttaaagaCATTGTTACGAGTGGAATCAACAAGCCGGTTTCAATACGTATGACTTTGGCtagattattaaattaaaaaaatattataaaatgggGAGTAGGTATATCCTTAGCCTTCTTTCTCctagaagaaagagaaaaggtTGAGAAAAGCACAATAAggatcaaaaataaaatttacatacgatcttaattaataatcgcgcgataaagattgtattcgtacaaaagaaatatatacttaCTTTTCAAAAGTTGGTCAGGTTTCAAACAAAGTGGAGTACTCGAGGTTTTGGCAGACAATATAGAAACAATTAACGTGTATATGTATTTCCATCGTAAATGTGCAGCAACATACAGATTCGGTTTTGTCTTTCGATGTACAAAGGGaaaatcacaatttttgttcgagCCCTTTTCGTCAATGAAGGCCGTGTTGATTTACAATCGTAGGTAAGAACGTTTCGGGCAGTGTTGTGCATTGATCAAAacgaatttgtaattaatcgttttcgttttcttaACGGTGTCAATtgtattcttcattttctacgTAGATATGTACACGATAGCCTCGATACTTACTTCTTGGCCCACAAAGTCGAAAGCTGTTAGTATTCGGCCCTTCTCAGGAAAGGTTTTGTCAACACCTGAcctaaaaatttaaaatacctGCTGGATGAAATTTGTCTCGGATACGGAGACACGGTTTGATTCGAACTACGATTGAGCTTCTCAACTCGAACAATCGTCGCGATTCGCTCGCACAACGCTGTAGATATAAACACGGTGCAAATCTTCAGCCTTAGGGTGATAATCATTCCGACTTGTCGATCGCGATGACGACCAGTTTCCATCGTCtgtcgttcgaataaaattctgctcgTCTCTGAAATCGGCGGCAGGAGCAGGATCGATGAGAATCGAAAAGCaaacagaagaaaattaaatgctgGGAACTAAACCAGGATGAATCGTTAGGTAGAATGAGAAAAGCGTCGTGGCGGgttcgttgaaaaattatatttttgttccattCTGGCACGATTCGTAAACAcaacataatttataaattaacataCACAATCGTCGTCATCAATAATTTACAGTAAACCTTCGTCAGCGTTTATCGATTTCTACTTGTTCGTCgttattacaaaaagaaaaaaaagaatttataaaacagaACGCGTTCGCTCGGGAGTCACGTGATCGCGCAACGTCTCCCGTAGGGGAGGAAAGCCCTTTTCCGTTCATCTTTCGTtccttcgtttattttctcatCGATATGCAAAGCAGAACGAATGGCGGAGGGTGGGGAAAAAGCTCGAGATTCGGCTGCTCCGTCGTGATCGTCAGAAGCTACCTGAACGAACCGAAcgatatgaatttattaaatgcatgCACGCCACGGAGCGTTCTTGTCCACCCTTCCGACGACGAAAATTGGGCAGGGGCATTTCGATGAAACGAGGAACAAGGGTGGGGGCGGAGGTGAATGTGAGAACAGGGCGAAAAATAGGAAGCTTGACTTGCGAATAggataacaaaataaataatagaagcaTTAAACATGATTAATCACTTAACAACGTAACTAggcataataataataattaataataataataataataataataataataataataataatattataataataatagaaataagtaTAATCGTACGAATGGCTAAGTGAGTGTTAATAATTACAAGAACAGGTTGTCTGGCACGGCGATCGCTTAATTGCCCGAAGACACATCGAACGTGTTTTACACATCGTTTCCCTTtctctccattttttttcttctgttcgTGTGTTTAGTTAAACGGGCTTCTTGCGCAAGAGATTCTCTCAGTTTTGAGGCTGACTCGCAGGAAGGACGTGTCAAGTCGGAGGTttcgatcgaaagaaaaataatatcaatgtGATAACGTCAAAACAAACGTGCTTCTTACATCGCAGAATCAAAAAAATTGCTGTTCGCGGtttcataaaaacaaaaagaaaagaaagaaactaaaaaaacttttatccCACATTTCGTGGGATATCCATGCACGAATCTCAGTACCGCGAACAGTCTccgaaaacaaagaaattcaggatcagagatgggcaaaattttcattcgataacAGACAAcgaataacatttcatttgtaGCGTTTAGTCAACGCTGTTCAAGTTGCTCGAAGatgaaattctaatttgtTCACCGTTAAGTATTTAAGTCtacaattgaaattgtaattcgCGTTTCACTATTAACAGATAAACGGGTCGTTTATCTTTGAAGTTTGTATcttgataaaaattttgcCGATCTCGGTCCAAAAACGACCAAGGCCTTCCGATTCGCAGACTTTTCCTCGCGTGTCCTTCTCGTCCCTCCGACGAGCCGCCTTCCGAGTAATCGTTCGATCGACAGAGGCAAGCTAAAATGGCAAGCAGAGAGCGACAGTTTTCTCCTTAATGGCTAATTACTCGTTCCGTTCCTCCTCGAAACGCTTAAACGGTAGACTAATTAGAAAAAAACCTcggtatacaaaaatacagaTATACATACCCGTGTGCGCGTGATTCAACGGCACGCACACCATACCAACATTTGTTTCGTTCGCAACGAATCTGtgtattttctctctctctctctctctctctctctctctctctctctctctctctctctctctctctctctctctctctctctcactgtAACTTTGTGTGTCTGTGTGTATGCGTTGCGCGTCCATACGAACGAGCGTCTTGAGTGTGTTTCACAAACGGGAGTGACTCGCGTTATTCGTCACTCTGCCTCTTACCGCCACGAACGGGAGACCCACTGGACAAAACGGGCGAGTTATGGCAAGGAAAAAGGCAAGCGATCGAGGTTGAGCAAGGTTGAAGTGATATCGACTACACGCGTGTGGTCTCCagcagagatgagcaaaattttattcgactaaTAAGCGACGAATGAGACCAACGCGAAGCGATTCATTCGAAACTTTGACTAGTCCGTGGAGTCacaactttatttattcatcgcGACATACGTGATTCTATAATTCTGATTCAATATCAGTCAATAATTCAAAACTATCTTTCGCTTGTTGAAGATTATTCAgacaagaattttgcccatctgtGGTCTCCAGCTAATTCGCATATCGTCGAAACAGAATCAACTGATCGACGTTGTTTCCCCCACTGTGACGTTAATTTTGTAAGACGATACAGTACTTGCTGCTATACGTGTAACATGAGATGTGGTTTTCCAATTCTGGAAACAACAATGCAGTTTGtgataaatagaatattaatgtattaccttataattttcataaaacgaTAGATCAATCATCgtttaattcataaaatcaaAGTTCTAAAGTCATCCACGAATTTACAATTCCAGGCTTGGTTATCCAGATGTAAGCAATTACAATTCGCTAATGTGATTCTCGCTGTGCGCCATTTTTATTCAGTCCACCATATTATATCTTAACAACGAAATGTCCGActgcaaaatggaaaagaatgcGGTTGACTCGAGGCCATGGGTTCCAATCCCGTTCACtgagtatttttttgtttttaattagtttcattTACCAGTACGACAAGGTGTGCCTGATACTGAATAATAGTTACGCATTAATTAAAAGCATGAACACATTCGGTATCACAGACGCACTCGTTGGAACATGGTCCGCAAATGTGCCATTCCTCTCTTGCAAATGTAGCAATACTTTTGGCAGTAAATCCAGCTatcgaataacaaaattatttgcgtttatttatatagtgtATTCACACTAGTGTTCTTTAGActttttaagtattatttatttgtatcgaatAGTATTATAAAACCTGGCTCCCCGATCAAAGTGTTCCACTCTAAAGAATCTAATCCAATTTATTATGCTTCTATAGTATGCTTCTTCGTATCTTTCGAGAATTTGTGGGTCTCCAACACGTTCGTGGAACATCGAGGCTCCACAGTTTCAGAAACACTGTGTTCTGTGTCAAGTATCTTGCTTCTCTGTATGAGAAGAGAGCTTGCAAAGACGGTAGAGCAGTGAGGCAACCAACTATGGTGGGGACAGCTCTTCGACAGCCTTGAACGGCCAATTGATTTCATCTCGATAATAGGGATACGTCAAACATTGGTCGACAAAGCGTTCGAGGCGGAGGTTCGTCCTGTGGATCGAATCGAACCGCAAAACTTTCACAATCGCCTTATGGATTCGTGAGTAACAGTATACTGTTGAGCCAAAAAGAATTCCTCTGAGTAAAATTGcgatttaaaagaagaatttatagGTGAAAAGGCGAGTTTTGTTCGCATCGTGAACATTTCCCAGAGGCATCGTTTACAGTTTCTAGCAATGCGAAGAATTATCGAGGTCCAGGGGAATACTTGTAGGAAGTAACGTAACAAAGTCATCTTCTCGAAGAGAATCAATTTTCCTTCGATCGACTCCGTTTACAAACCTTTTCCTCGTTTAAAGACAAACCACGAAGTTTCGCCGATTTTGTTTTCTCCGACGCCTCGTTCTCCTACATTTTTTTCGGACCCTTTAACGAAACAGAGACGAGCAAATTTTTACTCGACTAACGAATAGCAATTTATTCGGTGACGATTATTCGATGGTACAGTTTACTTCACGTTTATCAAgtttatcgtttatttgttaattgaaatttgtgtTTAGAAAgaattctgcccatctctgggCAGAAAATATCTGatctctataaaaaaatatttttttctctgctCCTCCGCGCGCGCTTTGAAATAtgcgaataatattaataataataataatattaatattcataataataataaaaacgcaataataatatcaatattacCCACTAATTAACGTTACGTCTAGACGCTTTATTATGctttaagtttctttttttctgcagGTACGGTTACGTTCGTTCTACTTTCATTCGCCAGGAAAAACTCCCAACCCTCTTTCTTCGCTTCGAGTTCTCCATCCTTGAGCTTCAATTTCCTCGTACAACGTTTCAAAAAACGGTTTCTCAGTCGCGCCTAACAAcgaattttcgataaatatatatcacgACGCCGTTCAAGAGGAATATCGCAACgcacaataaaaaaacattctcTCCTGTTCGATCGTTAACAACTAACTCTACCGACGCAACCTCGGTACTATACTAACATTCAAACAATCGTCTCGAGGATTGCGTACGAGCATCGAGCTGGATCGCTCGGCGAATCGACGATTTTTGATTCTCGAAATCGACGATAGACGAGTTTCGAGAGGAACACCGCcgataaacaaacatttctcgCATGGAAATCGTTGTCTCTTTTCAACGATAGGTAAAAGGAACACCGTCAGagatgaacaaaatattgttcgtaatttttgcaattttcctGCAACtcgaattctaatttttatttaaataataacgttaAGTGTTTGTgtaaacacaaaaaaaaaaggaagatgtATTCGTTgtgacttttttattttagttacgagtaattaatataggtttgcccatctctggatACCACTAACAGATTCGTCAACCGTTTCTCGACCGAAAAAATTTGGCACTTACTTCTTCGACAGTCGACCGAACACCTTTGACCACTTTCAACACGCGTAATCgagaattaaaaacattaaaatatacaaatatatacaccATACGtagatgtatatatttcaCGTAACAAACAGATGCACGTACAAAGGCAATCACTGGACAACAactttgcccatctctggtgtccgaaaacgaaagaatcgATATCGACGTGAAGGCTACAAATTTGCTTAAGCACCGTTTTCGTGGATCTTCGTGGCGCGCGGTTTAGTGGGAATGCTTTTAGATCGCTTGAGTTTCGAGTGTACGAGTATCGACCGAGGAAGAGTAGTCTTGGTTTCGACGGAGGTTGCCCACTCGAACAAGTTCCAGCAACGAGGCAATTCTAAGAAATTCCAGAAAagctaaaaaaaattggttaaaagttttaaatcaCCGCACGCGGCGCATTCCTTGcgcaaaaggaaaaaaaaacactgttTTCGTGCGCAAGAGACTcgactaaaataaaaaggaaatgcGAACTATCTTCTTCGCAAGTAAAataggaaaacaaaaaaaaatagggaaGTTAACGAACTCTGGACTTTACAGAgtgtaaaatgaaacgtaCTACAGCTGAAAACGGCGAACGTTGCTGAAACGAGCCACGAGCGGTCCTTGACTTGCGACAAAGAACCTCGAAAGATGCGCGTCGCGCAATTTTTAGGGATGCAACGGGGAAGACGAGGAGATACGGTAATACTGTCAGAAGTCTCAAACACGCCTTAAAACGACTCGCGTATGATTCAAAGACCGACGGCGTGACTTCAAGATATAAGacaaaatatacgaaaattttagaattttgttaagAGGGCAGTCTGgtaatctcaattttataagACGATATCTATACGCTCtggatattttataaaaaatagtttcagtTATCGAATCGACGACGAGCAGgtcaaattttacattttcaaaaaaaaaatgtatctccTTATTTCTTCTCATAAAAGCAACAATAAAGAAACCGCAGTTCTTAACTAAAAACTACCAAGCTACCCTCTCGACGCGTTGACTGTCCGTAACTGGCATCGCGAATACGATTCTAAGAGAGACAAGATTTTCATAGCGATAAATAGGCTACCATCTTTTCTAAGTACTATGCaccaacaatttttgttatgttatcAGCACGGACAATATCCGTTCCGAATTCAATGAATCTCTAACTCGAAATCGCCCTTGACCATCGCGTTTGTACCTTAAACGCAAGCCCCATCagccttttcttttctcttaattttgCGATAAACACGTTAAGTCTCTTAAGTAATGCCACATTCTTCATTgctacttaaaatattaaattccaaaAGCAAAGGACTAAACGAAGCCGGCGTTCGAGATACGGGTGCCCGTCAACGGACAGTCAACGCGTCGACTCTACCGCGACTTCGTCTCCGATTCTCGCGAACCGTCGCGTCGATTCCAGGATAGATCGATCCCTTGCCTTCCGCCGTTGACCTCTTCAACCCCCGTCCAGTCGTCGACGTCGCTTGGACCTCGCGACGGCGGCCAAGAGCCTCTCCGTCGTAGCCGGACGTCCCCTTCCTCGAGAACCGCATGGATCGCGGCAGAGAAACGTGGTCATCCAGCCTGCCGTCGTCATTCGGCCTTGATCGTGGCCGACGGCGAGGCCATCTCCTGCGCGAACATCGGGCTGTCCTCGCCGGCAAGGAGGCCAGGTTCTGTTTTAGGCGTCTGAGCGTCGGGGAATCTGGCGTGGGTCCTCAGATGCCTGGTGATCATGTCTCTGCGACACGCCGCGTACGCGCACTGCGGGCACTTGTACGGCTTCTCACCCGTGTGCGTTCTCTGGTGCGTGCTCAGGTGATCCGACCTGCTGAATACTTGGCCGCAGACCTTGCACGTGTACGGTTTAACGCCCGTGTGCAGCCTCATGTGTCTGGTGAGCATGTCCGACCTGGCGAAACTCCTCTTACAGACGTCGCAGAGATACGCCTTGGCGGAGGCGTCCTGGGGACCCTGTCTGCGATGCCTCGAGGCCATGTGCTTCGCGAGACGATCGTGCAGACTGAACATCTGACCGCAGACGGGACAGACGTACGCCACGTCGGCGCCAGGAGGCATCTCCTCGACCACGGGCGAGACCTCGAGGTTGTAACGAACGGCGACGCTCTCCTTCGTCGTCGGGGACGCCACGTCGCCCTTCACCACGGGCACGCTCACGGAACCCCTCGACACTATCCCGGGAGGGAGCAGCTGCAGAGCTGGTGGTCTTCCGGCGACCGCCGCCGCGGCAGTCGCCATCAGGTTCTTCATCGAGAGATCCAACGGCGACTCCTGAGGACTGGTGGTGTCGCTCTCGAGGGAACCGCACCTCAACGGATGGTTCACGAAGATCGAGGAGGTCGAGAGCAGTGGCTTCTGGTCCCATCCCGGCACCAGGTCCGAGTCCGAGTGACTGCGTCCTCGAAAGATGTCAGGCAGGTACTTGGTGTGCATGTAATGCTCGAAGCTGTACGACGAGAGGGATCCTGGCGTGAGGGGCGGCAATGCGAGGGGCGGCAAGTTGAGCGGAGTGAGCGGTGTGAGAGGAGTGAGGGGTGTGAGCGGGGTGGTGGGAGAGGGAAGGACCATCGGAGAGGAGATGGACTGGGAGCACTGGACGCAGCTGCAGCCAGCGTACTTGGGCGTCGAGGATCTCTGATGAGGCGGGTGAAGGTGATCGTACGCGTGATTCGCGTTGTTCCTGTGATGATGCCTGTGCCGATGACGATAGTGATGAGGGTGATAGTGAGGATGATGAGGATGGTGATTCTGCTGCTGTTGATCGTCATCGTTCGAATTTCTTTGCTCCTCGGTGGGCGTCACAGGCTCTTCGCTCTTCAGCCTGAGAGGCAGCAGACTGATGCCCGACGGCGCGTCCGTTGCCGATCTCGAGAACGTCCTGGGGGAACCGAACAcgtcttcttcctcctccgaCGCTGGCCCGCTGCCCTCGAACTTGAGGACCTCACCCTCGCTGGGCGAGCTACGGTGTTGCAGGATGTCCACCACCTGATCGAGCCGTTTCCGTCTGCGGAGGTTCCGATGGTTCCGGTTCGCAGTTGCCGCCAGGGTGTTGTTGTTTGTACAGGAGGGCGGTGGCGGCTTGGCCGGACCCGGGGGCGCGGCTGCAGCGTCCTCCACGGCGCTCTCGGCCATCGTCATCGAGGATGCGCGGCACCCGCCGCCTGGGCCCCTTATGCCGCCTACTA
The sequence above is drawn from the Hylaeus volcanicus isolate JK05 chromosome 2, UHH_iyHylVolc1.0_haploid, whole genome shotgun sequence genome and encodes:
- the LOC128885009 gene encoding uncharacterized protein LOC128885009, giving the protein RVSLVPASVIRDIIAVASYLQSARRALLSVTPWKELNFESIGCAGAFNDHQDEVGGSTVVAEGVVGGIRGPGGGCRASSMTMAESAVEDAAAAPPGPAKPPPPSCTNNNTLAATANRNHRNLRRRKRLDQVVDILQHRSSPSEGEVLKFEGSGPASEEEEDVFGSPRTFSRSATDAPSGISLLPLRLKSEEPVTPTEEQRNSNDDDQQQQNHHPHHPHYHPHHYRHRHRHHHRNNANHAYDHLHPPHQRSSTPKYAGCSCVQCSQSISSPMVLPSPTTPLTPLTPLTPLTPLNLPPLALPPLTPGSLSSYSFEHYMHTKYLPDIFRGRSHSDSDLVPGWDQKPLLSTSSIFVNHPLRCGSLESDTTSPQESPLDLSMKNLMATAAAAVAGRPPALQLLPPGIVSRGSVSVPVVKGDVASPTTKESVAVRYNLEVSPVVEEMPPGADVAYVCPVCGQMFSLHDRLAKHMASRHRRQGPQDASAKAYLCDVCKRSFARSDMLTRHMRLHTGVKPYTCKVCGQVFSRSDHLSTHQRTHTGEKPYKCPQCAYAACRRDMITRHLRTHARFPDAQTPKTEPGLLAGEDSPMFAQEMASPSATIKAE